One window of the Anguilla rostrata isolate EN2019 chromosome 13, ASM1855537v3, whole genome shotgun sequence genome contains the following:
- the LOC135237362 gene encoding zinc finger and BTB domain-containing protein 39 yields MRIRLQGTGHGANLLAELNRCRLSSSLCDVVLRVGGRSFPAHRVVLACAASYFRSLFSAGARPASTVTLDFVAPANFEKVLTFIYTAEIFTDLINVGVLYELAERLGVRELVRACHATFPDLRGSGPGEQEADGDPELGLTPTPVGPASVCSSSAASSSSSSSSSGYSTAAPTPAAPLPALPKDGSRFHVPSPYLSPSPSAPPLSQPPKAEDAGSLSEYGRAADGKRPEQSPSDCGPPRAADSLLNPPLQLKTEEVEEGEDSAEREGEQDAATGQESGPTQPCAGDTYSYPDSSAQLGGELCAPSSSSGDPLEGLQMGPAEERLGMEEGDVLFEEDEEVIGEERPVLVGGTGVGDGGAMTMEEIIELSDDEANYIGEEEEEDEDLVCLEGGSRSWATCRACGETLPADAAAVRAHAETHLSETGACRVCGAGFADRAARVTHALTHVGILLFSCDMCRLQFCSQARLNRHRRQAIAGAQQPQPGQLNSTSWGPGGELRCAVCGKLLAKDFQAVRDHLLAHVCVQSLRCGVCQHPQPSLCALLWHALTHLSLPIYSCPRCACSFLERPLMERHLALHTGEDGPGPGAEPVALGDGAEELRCFLCPQVFHSASAFQYHLSQHAGNLQVRPGSGKRKAEHALEYSSPSPGEAGGPGRAGHLGAGPDGSLGPGLRGDGVAGAGQKAKWYRCRYCGKPFAHSGEFTYHLRIHTGEKPYQCKVCLRFFRGRSTMICHLKTHAGALMYRCTVCGLYFSTLKLVSSHMELHKDCLPPDFNIEQTFMYNDHSKEPMPSLDS; encoded by the exons ATGAGGATCCGGCTCCAGGGCACGGGCCACGGGGCGAACCTCCTCGCCGAGCTGAACCGCTGCCGGCTGTCCAGCTCCCTGTGCGACGTGGTGCTGCGCGTGGGCGGGCGCTCCTTTCCCGCCCACCGCGTGGTGCTGGCCTGCGCCGCCTCCTACTTCCGGAGCCTGTTCTCAGCGGGCGCCCGGCCCGCCAGCACGGTCACCCTGGACTTCGTGGCCCCCGCCAACTTCGAGAAAGTGCTGACCTTCATCTACACGGCGGAGATTTTCACCGACCTGATCAACGTGGGCGTGCTGTACGAGCTGGCCGAGCGGCTGGGGGTGAGGGAGCTGGTGCGCGCCTGCCACGCCACTTTCCCCGACCTGCGGGGGTCCGGGCCTGGGGAACAGGAGGCCGACGGGGACCCTGAACTGGGCCTCACCCCTACCCCCGTGGGGCCCGCTTCAGTGTGCTCGTCCTCGGCggcctcgtcttcctcctcgtcctcttcctcggGCTACTCCACCGCGGCGCCCACCCCGGCCGCCCCTCTCCCTGCGCTCCCCAAGGACGGGAGCCGTTTCCACGTGCCCTCCCCCtacctgtccccctccccctccgcgcCCCCGCTCTCGCAGCCCCCCAAGGCGGAGGACGCGGGCTCGCTCTCCGAGTACGGCCGGGCGGCCGACGGGAAGCGCCCGGAGCAGAGCCCGTCGGACTGCGGCCCCCCGAGGGCCGCGGACTCCCTCCTGAACCCCCCCCTGCAGCTGAAGACcgaggaggtggaggaaggagaggactCGGCCGAGAGAGAGGGCGAGCAGGACGCAGCGACGGGGCAGGAGTCTGGGCCCACCCAGCCGTGCGCGGGCGACACGTACTCTTACCCGGACTCTTCGGCCCAACTGGGAGGCGAGCTCTGCGCCCCTTCCTCGTCGTCCGGGGACCCCCTGGAAGGCCTGCAGATGGGACCGGCGGAGGAGAGGCTGGGCATGGAGGAGGGGGATGTGCTCTttgaggaggatgaagaggtgATAGGAGAAGAAAGGCCCGTGCTGGTGGGCGGAACGGGGGTAGGCGACGGCGGCGCGATGACGATGGAGGAGATCATCGAGCTGAGCGACGACGAGGCCAACTACatcggggaggaggaggaggaggacgaagacCTGGTGTGCCTGGAGGGCGGGAGCCGGAGCTGGGCCACGTGCAGGGCCTGCGGGGAGACGCTGCCGGCCGACGCGGCCGCCGTCCGAGCCCACGCCGAGACGCACCTGTCCGAGACCGGGGCCTGCCGCGTGTGCGGAGCCGGCTTCGCCGACCGCGCCGCCCGCGTCACGCACGCCCTCACGCACGTGGGCATCCTGCTCTTCTCCTGCGACATGTGCCGCCTGCAGTTCTGCAGCCAGGCCAGGCTCAACCGGCACCGCCGGCAGGCCATCGCCGGGGCTCAGCAGCCTCAGCCCGGGCAGCTCAACAGCACCTCCTGGGGGCCCGGAGGGGAACTGCGCTGTGCCGTTTGTGGGAAACTACTCGCCAAGGACTTCCAG GCTGTGAGGGATCACCTCCTGgcccacgtgtgtgtgcagtcgCTGCGGTGCGGGGTGTGTCAGCACCCCCAGCCCTCGCTGTGCGCCCTGCTCTGGCACGCCCTCACGCACCTCTCCCTGCCCATCTACTCCTGCCCCCGCTGCGCCTGCAGCTTCCTGGAGCGCCCCCTGATGGAGAGGCACCTGGCGCTGCACACCGGGGAGGacgggccggggccgggggcggagccggtcGCCCTGGGCGACGGCGCGGAGGAGCTGCGCTGCTTCCTGTGCCCGCAGGTCTTCCACTCGGCCTCCGCCTTCCAGTACCACCTGAGCCAGCACGCCGGCAACCTGCAGGTCCGGCCCGGTAGCGGCAAGCGCAAGGCCGAGCACGCCCTCGAGTACTCCTCCCCCTCGCCCGGCGAGGCGGGCGGGCCCGGCAGGGCGGGGcacctgggggcggggccggacgGGTCGCTCGGCCCGGGTCTCCGCGGCGACGGGGTCGCCGGGGCGGGCCAGAAGGCCAAGTGGTACCGGTGCCGGTACTGCGGGAAGCCGTTCGCCCACTCGGGCGAGTTCACCTACCACCTGCGCATCCACACGGGCGAGAAGCCCTACCAGTGCAAGGTGTGCCTGCGCTTCTTCCGCGGCCGCTCCACCATGATCTGCCACCTGAAGACGCACGCGGGCGCCCTCATGTACCGCTGCACCGTCTGCGGCCTCTACTTCTCCACCCTCAAGCTGGTCTCCTCCCACATGGAGCTGCACAAGGACTGCCTGCCGCCCGACTTCAACATCGAGCAGACCTTCATGTACAATGACCACTCTAAAGAGCCCATGCCCAGCCTGGACAGCTGA